In Accipiter gentilis chromosome 33, bAccGen1.1, whole genome shotgun sequence, the genomic window CCCCCAAGGATGCTGTGTGTTTCTCTTCTTCAAGACTGTGGAGCTGCCAGGCGCTTTAACTATTGCAGCACTACTTCTACCTGCCACAGgtctttttccactactcccagTTCCAAATTGCTATGCCAGCATCCTTGTTTTTCATGTTGTAGTTACCGTGTGAAGCTTAACTGATTGCTTGGACCCTTTCAAACTTCCACCATCCTGGTTGCTAGAGAAGCAGTGGGTGatccctgctctgtgctgctccaAGCTACCGACTCTTGGAGGCAGAGGCTTTGGCTAGATACTTTTTCACTGTAGGATGAATAATGTtgatattaattaaaaattaattagaaatagaCCAAAACTTGTTGCACATCATTGTAATACTTGATAAACTGTCCATAGTAACTTAAATGTAAGCTTTTTTTGATTTGTTCCTTCCTGTTTCCTTATAGATCATCAAGATCATAAATTCAAATAATGTAGTATTTAAAATTACCCTGATGTAAAAATGTGGGATTTTCTGCCTGTCATAGTGTTCTCAAATTCCTTTTGAGAGATGGAAGCACTGAAACAAGGTCTCTTTTTAAATCTACATCAGCTGTGCTTCTCTTCAGATTGGTCAGTCATGCTTACACATAATAAACCACATCAACCCTTTTTGTGGTTGGGTTGGAGCACTAAGAGCAGGCTCCCGCTGAATGATCCCTGCATTTGAGAGCTGAGCTATTGCCAAAAGTCGTATCTTGTATACATTTTAACCTCTAAGTAGGTGGCAATTTTTACTAACATTTTTAATAGAGTGGATGCAACTCAGTTACTTGTCACTGAGCAGTAGGTAGGGGTTGGGTTGGTGGGCATCAggctttggtggggttttggtgcTGGTGCAGGATTGGCACTCCCTGTAGCAGAAGGGAGAAGCTGGTgagactggcagcttcctttcagACTTCACAATTAACATGTATTTCTTGGAAACACAAGAGGCTTATAAATTagtgttgcatttttaaagtagCTAGTccctaaatattctttaaatagcTTTTGAGAAAATCAAGGATTGATAATTGTAGCATTTTGTTACTATTAGCTCTGTCTGTTTATCTGAACAGGTACAATTTCATGAAGGTATTCAGACAAAGCGACTGCGCTTTTTTCTAGTCATGTCAGGCATGTGCTGTAAAAATCCATTAAGAATGAGCAGGAGCTAtaaaacttctttttctcttatctttAGGTACATACATTTTGAATATTCTaagtaaaggcaaaaaaaagaacatgataAAGAAAAGTCGacggtttcttttttaaaaaacctgaatgTTTTAATGGGCAGAGAAGTGTAATTTGCTACATATACAACCATTGAGTGTACACTAGCATGGTTATTCTTTCAGTGCAGGCAAATACTAAGTAAAAAAACTTCACTGAGGTTTTGTACTTGTGTTCTGTTGCCAGCTTCATTACTACTTTTCACATGCTTCACACTTTGATAGTTTCATCTGGTGCACCTGTCTGACTGTGTTTTGATTTAATGGTTGGGGGGGAGGTCTCTGCAGTAAAGTTTTAGATATACCAGATGAAAATTGATAGCACTTACTTTGTAGCAAATATTCCATGGTGCATGTATTTAACCATGGAAAGTTTATAAGTGAATTAGGATGTATGTCGTCTTGATTCTCTGACATGATCAGCTTACTTattgaaaaagaagcagaaatttttatgtaaatgaaaattaGAAGTATCAGTTCGGCTACTGCGCTTAATCTGTACTTCTGCACCAGCAGAAGTTTAAGTTGGTCTTGTGGTTTCTGTGTCAAATTGTTgttgtataaaagaaaatatcttaaatAACTTGTACTTAAGAATTCTTACGTAATGTCTTTTAATGAGGGTGGGAGGATGTGTGTTTGTCTGGCTATTGTCACACAGCAATTGGTACTACTAGGTAATTTTAATATCCTGTTTAGATTTCTGCCTTTCAGAATGTCTTTGATTTTATATAGTAttagtttttaataaatatatgtttttagaAAATAGTTTGTATGTGGTgatacaaagtatttttttaaaaaaaactatttctctggaaaaaaatgaactatACCTTTACGAGTGCCTCTTTGTGCTTTTTGTGAGAGTGCAACTTTGCATGCTGGTGAGACGTGTTCTAGGTTATGTGTGTGGCAGTGTTCTGAGCCGCTGTACTTGGAAGCTTTCTCTGTCATCTTCAGTGACCATAGtgttaaaataagcaaaataattcTTGGCTTAGTGTCTTTATACtttttttactcttctgcttAATGAAGTAATAATACTAAATTTATAATATGCTGTTGgactttccttcttccctttagATCTGAACCACAGTGGTCTAGGATCTCATTATGAAAATTCTCACTGGGGACCAGTCTCTTCAAATAGTGACTCCAGCACAAACTGGGATAAAGTTATTGTAGACGGCTCTGACAAAGAAGCATGGCCATCAATCACTGGCAGTGACCCAGAGTTGACATCAGAATGTATGGACACTGACTCTGCCTCTAGCTCTGGGTCAGAGAGAAACCTCGTTATAATGGCTTCAGGGAGCACAGGTGGTGAAAATGATGGCATTCGAAATGGCATTGGACATGGTTCTCAAAATAAGTTTGTGGTTGGTAGCAACAGCAATAATGTGGGCAATGGAAGTATTAATGGGCCATGGGGTTTATCCCATGGAACCATAATAAGCACATGTCAAGTTTCTGTGGATGCTCCTGACAGCAAATCTGAAAGTAGCAACAATAGAATGAATGCTTGGGGCACCATAAACTCTTCATCAAATGGAGGGTTAAATCCAAGCACTTTGAATTCAAATGGCAACCATGGTGCCTGGCCTGTATTGGAGAACAATGGACATGCCCTGAAAGGGTCTGTAGGGAGTGGTAATCCTGGCACAAATATTCAGTGCAGTACCATAGGTCAGATATCTAATAGTCAGAGTATTAACTCTAAAGTGGGTGGTTCAGCCCATGGTTCCTGGGGAAGCCTTCAGGAAAATTGTGATTCTGAAGTAAATGGTACAAGGAAGGTTTCATTCAGTGGGCAACCTCAAAACCTTAACACTGAAATGAATGGACCAAATAACACTACTAACTTTATGACCTCTAGTTTACCAAACTCTGCTGGTTCAGTGCAGATTAACGAACTGCCTAATAATACAGGGCATGGGGCCTGGCGTGTGAGCACAATGAATCATTCTCAGATTCAGGCCTCTCCAGTTACAAATGGCACTTCCATTTCTCATCTGAGCAATGGTGAGGCGAAAAGTGGTGGATCTTATGGTACTACATGGGGTGCCTATGGTTCTAATTACTCTGGAGACAAATGTTCAGGCCCAAACAGCCAAGCTAATGGTGACACTGTGAATGCAACTCTAATGCAGCCAGGCATTAGTGGGCCTGGCAGCACTAACTTTCAAATCAATGGGAATAAAGGCGGAGGGGTATGGGAGGCAGGGACAGTCAACTCCCAGAATATGCCATGGGGAAGTGGAAATGGTGCAAGTGCTGGCGGGAGTAGAAGAGGATGGGGCAATCCTGCACAAAACACTGGCactaacatttcaaatggggagtGGAGTAAACTGCCTAGTAATCAGCATTCCAATGAAAGTGTGAATGGAAACAGCAGGAAGTTTACAAATGGATGGAAATCTACTGAGGAGGATGACCTTAACAGCCAGAGTTCTGCTGCTTCTCAGATAACTGAGCAGAACAGCGCATGGGCCAAAACAGGTACTGGGGACAGTGAAGGTAGTTCGGAGAGCACTGGATGCCATGAAGATAGAGTAACTACAGAAGGACAGAATCGAGAGAGAAGGAAAGTTGACCAGCATGCATTACTCCAAAGTATAGTGAACAGAACTGACTTAGATCCGCGTGTCCTCTCCAACTCTGGTTGGGGACAGACTCCAATCAAACAGAACACTGCCTGGGATACTGAAACATCACCAAGGGGTGAAAGAAAAACTGACAATGGGACAGAGGCCTGGGGAGGCTCTGTGACACAGActtccagctcagggggatgTGTGGATAGACCGAGCCCTAATAATAATGATACCTCATCTGTATCAGGGTGGGGAGATCCAAAGTCTGCTACAAGGTGGGGAGACTCCAAAGGGTCAAACAGCCAAGGGGGGTGGGAAGAAGATTCTGCTGCTACAGTAATGGTCAAGAGCAATCAATCATGGGGAAGTGGCAAAGAGGAAAAGTCATCTTGGAATGATGCACAGAAGATCAAACAGGGATGGGTAGATGGACAAAAGGCCAGCCAGGGTTGGGCAGTTTCTGCTGGTGATAGCTGGGGTGAAAATTCAAGAAGTAACCATTGGGGTGAGGCTAAGAAATCCAGTTCAGGAGGTAGCGACAGTGACAGATCAGTGTCTGGTTGGAATGAGACAGGTAAATCAAATTCTGTTACTTGGGGAGGTAATAATACAAACCCAAATAATTCTTCAGGATGGGATGAGCCTGCAAAGTCTAATCAGAACCAGGGCTGGGGAGACCCTCCTAAATCCAATCAGCCTCAAGTTTGGGGGGATTCATCAAAGCCAATCAACTCTCCAGAATGGAACAAACAAGATGTTGGCTCTTGGGGAGCACCATCTGCCACAAACAAACCCCCAGGGTCAGGCTGGCTGGGTGGACCAATGCCGGCACCAGCAAAGGAGGAAGAACCCACTGGCTGGGAGGAGCCATCCCCTGAATCAATACGCCGTAAAATGGAAATTGATGATGGAACTTCTGCTTGGGGTGATCCAAGCAAATACAACTACAAAAATGTGAATATGTGGAATAAAAATGTCCCAAACAGTAGCAGCAGTTCTGACCAGCAAGCACAGGTACATCAGCAGCTACTGTCTTCAAGTGCCATGTCTAGCAAGGAGAGCAGTTCGGGTTCTGGTAAGACTTGGTTTTATGcaaatttgtgttttctgttaattGTAAAACaatactttttgttctttcttcataTAACAATATTTTAGTTTCAAAGTTGAAAGGGGAAGGTGCCAGTGAAGtaccatttttatttattaaaaaaaaaaaaagtaacagcaatGCTCACAGACATTTGATATTTTTATATAGACTGGAAGATCTGTTTTAGTTTTAAATAGCTTGAGTAATAAAGACTAGACAGCTCTACTTGAATTCTGCGCCgtggaaacacagaaaatatttaaagtggTATCTGaggaatgaaagtatttttcttcatttgattCTAAAACAGTTAAAACTTAATGTTGCCAAAGAGGCCCCGCCCAAAAAAAGCATTGAGCTGCTACAAGACAGAATGAAGGGTGGTGGTTTTGTATGAACTCAAGGTCAGACTTTCTGACCTTGTAGTTTTGGGAGCGGTGAATAATGATACTTGCAGATGAGTTTGCGTggtttttatgaaatattttgtgctCTGTCTCTTTTTCGAGTGCAAAGAGGAGTAGCATAAATACAATGAGCAGCTCTTAGGAACTTAGTATCTTAGAAATTTCTACTATCAAAATGTAATTCTTTACGTATGAAAGTggtatttttgtaaattttttttatggaaCAGCTTACAGTTGTAATAATAACCCTCATACAAAATGTAAATGTGCACTAATATGGTTTTTATTGTACATTATGGATCTAGAAAAGGCAAAACACTTCAGTCTCTTTAGATagcttttaaaatcctgtttaaaaacatGACAATAACTCATACTGCTTTAAAAAGGTTGGGGAGAGCCTTCTACTCCAGCCACTACTGTAGATAATGGAACTTCAGCGTGGGGTAAACCCATGGATACTGGTACTAGCTGGGGAGAACCCATCAGCGATGCAGCAGGCACCTCTGGCTGGGGAAACGCTTCTCTTGGTCAACAGGCTTCAAATAAACCTGGTGAGTGCTTTCTGCAtcattttttaataaaggtaTTTGAGGATGGTGAAATACCTCTATAGCGGCTTTACgtttttggaggcttttttttatCTTGCAGTAAACATCAAGCGAACTTCTGTGTTAAGGACAGTCAGTTGCTACTGAAATGTTaatgtgctggatttttttttcacaaccAGGGCCTAAATCTATGCAAGATAGTTGGTGTGGAGATGATATGCCATTGACAGGCAGTCGTCAGAccagctgggaggaagaggaggatgtaGAGATTGGAATGTGGAACAGCAGTTCTTCACAAGAAGCTAACCCATCTTTAAATTGGCCAccatatatgaaaaaaatgccCACAAAGGTAATGAGGAAGTTGAGTCAAGGTTTTTGTGCTGTTGTCATTTCTAAAAGCTAAGTCAGAACAGATTGCTGCTCTGAGTGGAGTACCATTAAGCTTTAATCTTCATTCATAACATTTTATGATGTAATTTAAGCAGTAGGTGGTAAACATCTTCTGAGTATCACAGgaattcctttctgtttttaaggGAATAATGAAAGGTGGAAATAAGCAAGATGAAACATGGATCAATCCATTCATTAAGCAATTCACAAATCTCAGTTTTTCAGTAAGTATTTACCTTTACCTGGCTTTACTGCCTTCTTACAGTGCTAGTTATAATGCacaaagtttaaaatgttttattgccTAGTGTTCATTTTCATcgtgtttttctttttacttttgtttgtctCCCCTCTGTCACCCATCCCCATTCTTTGCATCCTCATTACAAAAAGACCTATTTATTGATGAAAAGTGTTTTTGTAAACTCTATCCAGGTATTCATCCAGTAGTATGATGTTTTACTTAATGTTACATACATATTTTGGTGATGATACCCGTTTTCAGTTGGGTAACAACTAAAGGGAGAATATGCTTTAAAGTAGCATCTGATTTgtctcgatttttttttttttttttttttcaggtttgaatTGAAATAGTATATAGGAATCTCtttgttttagcttttaaaaatattattattcaaTAATTATGATTCATTTTATTACTTCAGAGAGAATCACCAGAAGAAACCATACAGAGCAATAAGATGGACATGTCTGGAGGTAAGAATAGGAGAACCTAGCTGGGGGTTTATTGCTTTCCTTTCCAGTCTTTTAGTTTATCTCCTtctgtaaattactttttaaaaatgtatatataatatgTATAGTTATAGCTATATATAGTTAAATACATGTTTCCCTAAAGAAAAGgagtagagaaaaaaatttgTGCATGTGAGTAATGCTACACACCTGAATCACCTGGTTGCTGTAGTAATATTATCCATAAATCAAGCTAAGCTTATATATATTAAGGTGACATGAAAGAATGTTTTCAGGGTGTGGTGGGTTTGTTTCTTGTAATATAAGTATCTAGCTTGCCTTCTGGATACCTTCATGAAATATAAACAGAAATGTTCCGAATACCACACTTGCTCATTGTGGTTCATTCTTGGAAACACATTTTTAGTTCTAAGAACTAAATTAATACTGAACagttattttggaaatatttaaacCTGAGTGTAAAATTACTTGtgagcagttttatttttatttgaatccATTGACTGTTATGATTTCTCTAGCAAATCAAAAATCGTATAATGCTTTAATACATTAAGAACAATATATTATAACAatagaatatttaattaaaagtaattgtAGCATTGTAGTTTTTATTGTAGTTGCACTGATTTTATTCCAGTTTAGAATTGGGTATTTTCACTTTTGGGCTCATGGTCTATTGTGTAAAGAAATTGTTCTTTGAATTTTAGATTTTAATATTAATGGCAAGcctcatttttaaattatttcaattcttttaaatttgaatttaaaacttCTGCTTGGAAAGtaattctcttccactgcatgCAATGAAGTACTAAATGGACTTCTTTATTACTGCTTGTATTTTGATCTTCTGGCTTGCCTAGTGAAATTAATGATAAAAGATAACTTAAAATTTGCTTATAATAAACACAAATACTTTaaatttgtgaggttttttttttggtggtttttttggggtttttttggtttttttttttagctaaataGGTTTTTTCTTAACTGAATCAAAATAAAGGGCCTCTGAAATATTACACAAATGTGTAGGGGATGTGATAAAGATACTACTTCAAAGCCAAGACAGTGCTTTATggctactaaaaaaaaacaaaaagcaaaacaaaaacaaccagtGGCATTCACAACTGGAAACTCAGGTTTAAACAATTATACTTCCTTGTTTTTAAGAGGAAACTGAGAATAATATTTTTGTGAAATCTAGCAAAATCTGTTGACACTTTGGTGATTCCAAGTGTTAAGCTGTCTGTAGCCATTGCTTCATggtgtttcctttcccttttcagtAAAGCCCAGAGAGTTTAAAGCTAAActgatggggttttttattaGTATCTAGCTTGGGACCAGTGTTAGTTCAGCTCTTCATAAGCATAAACTGGTTTCTAGTGCATCTGGAAAACTGAATAATCCTTCAATGTTGTAGTCGCATCTCTCACCTTTTCTTAGGGTTATTGCAAGATAAGCGGATGGAGATGGATAAGCATGGCCTCAATGTTGGAGATTACAATCGTGTGGTTGGAAAAGGCCCTGGTTCTCGTCCTCAAATTTCCAAAGAGTCTTCCATGGATCGCGGTCCTTACTTTGATAAGGTTAGTAGGTGTCTTACTGGTGGACACTTCTAAACTTCTTGGACTCTGCATTCTAAGTAGTTACATGTGTGCTCCTTAGCTTTCTGCGTTTAGTGGAGAGGAAAATTAGGACTTTCTTGTTAATCCATAAgatatgttttgttctttttaacttaATGATATATAATACTAAGCACTTTCTGTAGCCCATTTGCAGTGCAAATGACTAACCTGatctcttttgttttctgcctATTTCCTGCTGGTGCTGGACTGTCATGTGACTCTTCCCTTCTGTTCCTGGCAATGGTTTCTCCCTTCTGCTTGCTTGCTGGCTGGTTGTTGCGCATCGGTTTGTCTGTCCAATCAGGATGGCATTGTAGCAGACGAGTCCCAAAACATGCAGTTTATGTCCAATCAAAACATGAAGCTTCCCCCTTCAAATAATGCACTACCTAACCAAGCCCTTGGCTCCCTAGCAGGGCTGGGTATGCAAAACTTGAATTCTGTTAGACAGGTAAGGCTGTGTGCATATCCTTGGCATGTTACTTGACAACATTTAATACCTTTTGATATAACATCCTAGCTACCTATGTGGTTGATATGTGTTTGACTTCTAATTCAAATGTATAGGGGTGGGAGAAACAGCAAAAGAGGTTTATTGTCACTAACTGTCCATCCTTTCTCCAGAATGGCAATCCCAGTATGTTTGGTGTTGGTAATATAGCAGCACAGCCCAGGAGCATGCAGCAGCCTCCAGCACAACCTCTTAATTCATCTCAGCCTAATCCACGTGCTCAAGTGCCTCCTCCATTACTATCCCCTCAGGTAACTGAGTACATAAAATATTCTGGGTATAAACTACCAAAATGCTACTTCAGAAAATTGTTCTTTGGCTGTTGGTGTTGCTgatatttattttgtaaatatttgaaaacatatttgGCTTGATGAGTGTTTCAGAAACTAGACAACTGTTGGCCAGGGATTATAATATTCTGCATCTAGTATAATTAATTGCACGTTACTGTCAGTCACTCTTCATACTGGTCCATTTTGCAGGTTCCAGTATCATTACTGAAGTATGCACCAAACAACGGTGGCCTGAGCCCACTTTTTGGCCCACAACAGGTAGCCATGTTGAATCAACTGTCCCAGTTAAACCAGCTTTCTCAGATCTCCCAGTTACAGGTAAGCCAACAAAGCTAGTCGCTCTGTGTTCTGTTTGAAAGTCTAAGTAGAGACTTACGTCAGCTAtaaactgttcttaaaaaaaacaccacaaaacactGTCTCCTAGCGGTTGTTGGCTCAGCAGCAAAAAGCGCAGAATCAAAGAAGCATGCCTTCTGGTGGTCGtcaacagcaggagcagcaggtaAATACATACGTTTATTATTAACTTTTCAAACTATCTTTATAAACTGCTTTTCATCCTGAGCTGCATTTCTTGTTATAAATTGTATTAAAGTGTGCAAGAGTGAATGGGATTTTCACAAGCTTTAAAGGAGTGATTTAGCTTAATGCTGGGGTTTTGCTGTGCTAAGAAGCACGGAACACAAAGATGCATTTCATTATCTGTCTTTAAATGTGGAAGAGCTTTTGCCTATTTATATTGTAACTGCTCTGTTTTTTCAAGGGTCGATCTCTTAGTATGCAGCAACAGATGATGCAACAGTCCCGTCAGCTTGATCCAAACCTGTTAATGAAGCAGCAAACACCACCCTCTCAACAGCAGTCACTCCATCAACCCACCATGAAATCTTTCCTTGAGAATGTCATACCCCATGCTACTCCTGAGCTACAAAAAGGGCCATCACCAATAAATGCATTCAGCAGCTTCCCTATAGGTGGGTTTCTCCATGCTAATTTCATACAGTCAATTAATGCTTATGTGACACACAGCCTTTCTTTTCACATTGCCTGCCTCCTCTGAAAACAATAGTGATTGTAATCCTGTTAGCAGTTACAATTTTAATGGAAGTAGTAATTCTTTGTGGGGCTTATCCACTTATCTTTGTTCACCAAAGAACTTTTTTCACAAGTGAACTCATTCCCAGAAGTGACTGTctgtatttcagtgcaaaatactTTACATTCTTAAAGAATGTCtgtctccttttatttcttttttatcctcTGGGTCCCAAGGATGATGCAAAGTCCTTTTGCAGTTATGATTCCTGGAGCTAAAAGACTTTTAGAAGTAGAATCCATACAAAGAATCCATTGATGTGGTCTCATTTCTTTggattttagaaacattttcaatGAATCTGGAATTGTATTGGTAgaacaaaatgtttatttcccTTTTAGTGATTTTGTCCAGGAAAGAAAGCTTTTAgctctgcatttttaaagaatggTTGTCTCATTTCAGGCAAAATGTCTGAACATTTATAAATACAAACAtctcctgtttctttctcccTACGTTTCCAGGCTTCTGTCCAATTTCTACTTCAGAAATTCCAGGCTTGTATATTTTCTCCTTACTTTAGGTCCCTTTTTAATGCTATCTTATACTTACTACGACTGTATATGATTTACCTCTTGTtccttttcccta contains:
- the TNRC6A gene encoding trinucleotide repeat-containing gene 6A protein isoform X10; the protein is MRELEAKATKEVERKLSRAFLPHLCGTERRDLVQEEEEQLMEERKKRKEEKKKKEAAQKKAIEQKIKVPEQTKTSVSQPQPVTSNGTSTVTSTNNNAKRATANSQQQQTLPRYPPREVPPRFRHQEQKQLLKRGQQLPVIAANLGSTPKVLNGQSGGSTVTNKQPVTNGEVPNSSKKQPDLNHSGLGSHYENSHWGPVSSNSDSSTNWDKVIVDGSDKEAWPSITGSDPELTSECMDTDSASSSGSERNLVIMASGSTGGENDGIRNGIGHGSQNKFVVGSNSNNVGNGSINGPWGLSHGTIISTCQVSVDAPDSKSESSNNRMNAWGTINSSSNGGLNPSTLNSNGNHGAWPVLENNGHALKGSVGSGNPGTNIQCSTIGQISNSQSINSKVGGSAHGSWGSLQENCDSEVNGTRKVSFSGQPQNLNTEMNGPNNTTNFMTSSLPNSAGSVQINELPNNTGHGAWRVSTMNHSQIQASPVTNGTSISHLSNGEAKSGGSYGTTWGAYGSNYSGDKCSGPNSQANGDTVNATLMQPGISGPGSTNFQINGNKGGGVWEAGTVNSQNMPWGSGNGASAGGSRRGWGNPAQNTGTNISNGEWSKLPSNQHSNESVNGNSRKFTNGWKSTEEDDLNSQSSAASQITEQNSAWAKTGTGDSEGSSESTGCHEDRVTTEGQNRERRKVDQHALLQSIVNRTDLDPRVLSNSGWGQTPIKQNTAWDTETSPRGERKTDNGTEAWGGSVTQTSSSGGCVDRPSPNNNDTSSVSGWGDPKSATRWGDSKGSNSQGGWEEDSAATVMVKSNQSWGSGKEEKSSWNDAQKIKQGWVDGQKASQGWAVSAGDSWGENSRSNHWGEAKKSSSGGSDSDRSVSGWNETGKSNSVTWGGNNTNPNNSSGWDEPAKSNQNQGWGDPPKSNQPQVWGDSSKPINSPEWNKQDVGSWGAPSATNKPPGSGWLGGPMPAPAKEEEPTGWEEPSPESIRRKMEIDDGTSAWGDPSKYNYKNVNMWNKNVPNSSSSSDQQAQVHQQLLSSSAMSSKESSSGSGWGEPSTPATTVDNGTSAWGKPMDTGTSWGEPISDAAGTSGWGNASLGQQASNKPGPKSMQDSWCGDDMPLTGSRQTSWEEEEDVEIGMWNSSSSQEANPSLNWPPYMKKMPTKGIMKGGNKQDETWINPFIKQFTNLSFSRESPEETIQSNKMDMSGGLLQDKRMEMDKHGLNVGDYNRVVGKGPGSRPQISKESSMDRGPYFDKDGIVADESQNMQFMSNQNMKLPPSNNALPNQALGSLAGLGMQNLNSVRQNGNPSMFGVGNIAAQPRSMQQPPAQPLNSSQPNPRAQVPPPLLSPQVPVSLLKYAPNNGGLSPLFGPQQVAMLNQLSQLNQLSQISQLQRLLAQQQKAQNQRSMPSGGRQQQEQQGRSLSMQQQMMQQSRQLDPNLLMKQQTPPSQQQSLHQPTMKSFLENVIPHATPELQKGPSPINAFSSFPIGMNSNLNVNMDMSSIKEPQSRLRKWTTVDSISVNTSLDQNSSKHGAISSGFRLEESPFVPYDFMNSSNSPASPPGSIGDGWPRAKSPNGSSSVNWPPEFRPGEPWKGYPNIDPETDPYVTPGSVINNLSINTVREVDHLRDRNSGSSSSLNTTLPSTSAWSSIRASNYNVSLSSTAQSTSARNSDSKSTWSPGSVTNTSLAHELWKVPLPPKSITAPSRPPPGLTGQKPPLSTWDNSLRLGGGWGNSDARYTPGSSWGESSSGRITNWLVLKNLTPQIDGSTLRTLCMQHGPLITFHLNLPHGNALVRYSSKEEVVKAQKSLHMCVLGNTTILAEFASEEEISRFFAQGQSLTPSPGWQSLGSSQNRLGSIDGSHSFSNRNDLNHWNGAGLSGTSSGDLHGTSLWGSPNYSTSLWGTPSSNDTRGISSPSPINAFLSVDHLGGGGESM
- the TNRC6A gene encoding trinucleotide repeat-containing gene 6A protein isoform X4, with product MRELEAKATKEVERKLSRAFLPHLCGTERRDLVQEEEEQLMEERKKRKEEKKKKEAAQKKAIEQKIKVPEQTKTSVSQPQPVTSNGTSTVTSTNNNAKRATANSQQQQTLPRYPPREVPPRFRHQEQKQLLKRGQQLPVIAANLGSTPKVLNGQSGGSTVTNKQPVTNGEVPNSSKKQPDLNHSGLGSHYENSHWGPVSSNSDSSTNWDKVIVDGSDKEAWPSITGSDPELTSECMDTDSASSSGSERNLVIMASGSTGGENDGIRNGIGHGSQNKFVVGSNSNNVGNGSINGPWGLSHGTIISTCQVSVDAPDSKSESSNNRMNAWGTINSSSNGGLNPSTLNSNGNHGAWPVLENNGHALKGSVGSGNPGTNIQCSTIGQISNSQSINSKVGGSAHGSWGSLQENCDSEVNGTRKVSFSGQPQNLNTEMNGPNNTTNFMTSSLPNSAGSVQINELPNNTGHGAWRVSTMNHSQIQASPVTNGTSISHLSNGEAKSGGSYGTTWGAYGSNYSGDKCSGPNSQANGDTVNATLMQPGISGPGSTNFQINGNKGGGVWEAGTVNSQNMPWGSGNGASAGGSRRGWGNPAQNTGTNISNGEWSKLPSNQHSNESVNGNSRKFTNGWKSTEEDDLNSQSSAASQITEQNSAWAKTGTGDSEGSSESTGCHEDRVTTEGQNRERRKVDQHALLQSIVNRTDLDPRVLSNSGWGQTPIKQNTAWDTETSPRGERKTDNGTEAWGGSVTQTSSSGGCVDRPSPNNNDTSSVSGWGDPKSATRWGDSKGSNSQGGWEEDSAATVMVKSNQSWGSGKEEKSSWNDAQKIKQGWVDGQKASQGWAVSAGDSWGENSRSNHWGEAKKSSSGGSDSDRSVSGWNETGKSNSVTWGGNNTNPNNSSGWDEPAKSNQNQGWGDPPKSNQPQVWGDSSKPINSPEWNKQDVGSWGAPSATNKPPGSGWLGGPMPAPAKEEEPTGWEEPSPESIRRKMEIDDGTSAWGDPSKYNYKNVNMWNKNVPNSSSSSDQQAQVHQQLLSSSAMSSKESSSGSGWGEPSTPATTVDNGTSAWGKPMDTGTSWGEPISDAAGTSGWGNASLGQQASNKPGPKSMQDSWCGDDMPLTGSRQTSWEEEEDVEIGMWNSSSSQEANPSLNWPPYMKKMPTKGIMKGGNKQDETWINPFIKQFTNLSFSRESPEETIQSNKMDMSGGLLQDKRMEMDKHGLNVGDYNRVVGKGPGSRPQISKESSMDRGPYFDKDGIVADESQNMQFMSNQNMKLPPSNNALPNQALGSLAGLGMQNLNSVRQNGNPSMFGVGNIAAQPRSMQQPPAQPLNSSQPNPRAQVPPPLLSPQVPVSLLKYAPNNGGLSPLFGPQQVAMLNQLSQLNQLSQISQLQRLLAQQQKAQNQRSMPSGGRQQQEQQGRSLSMQQQMMQQSRQLDPNLLMKQQTPPSQQQSLHQPTMKSFLENVIPHATPELQKGPSPINAFSSFPIGMNSNLNVNMDMSSIKEPQSRLRKWTTVDSISVNTSLDQNSSKHGAISSGFRLEESPFVPYDFMNSSNSPASPPGSIGDGWPRAKSPNGSSSVNWPPEFRPGEPWKGYPNIDPETDPYVTPGSVINNLSINTVREVDHLRDRNSGSSSSLNTTLPSTSAWSSIRASNYNVSLSSTAQSTSVARNSDSKSTWSPGSVTNTSLAHELWKVPLPPKSITAPSRPPPGLTGQKPPLSTWDNSLRLGGGWGNSDARYTPGSSWGESSSGRITNWLVLKNLTPQIDGSTLRTLCMQHGPLITFHLNLPHGNALVRYSSKEEVVKAQKSLHMCVLGNTTILAEFASEEEISRFFAQGQSLTPSPGWQSLGSSQNRLGSIDGSHSFSNRNDLNHWNGAGLSGTSSGDLHGTSLWGSPNYSTSLWGTPSSNDTRGISSPSPINAFLSVDHLGGGGESM